The Pseudanabaena galeata CCNP1313 genome includes a region encoding these proteins:
- a CDS encoding type II toxin-antitoxin system VapC family toxin → MKILLDTHIFLWFISRDQRLTIDMQEIIQDLDNEIYLSVVSTWEAIVKYQLGKLLLPESPEIYFPKHCDRHQILNLDLDQASVTQLAKLPSLHRDPFDRMLICQAIQNDMAIATVDEAIRAYPVNLLKL, encoded by the coding sequence ATGAAAATTTTGTTAGACACACATATTTTCTTATGGTTTATCAGTCGTGATCAACGACTAACGATAGATATGCAAGAAATCATTCAAGACCTAGACAACGAAATTTATTTAAGCGTTGTTTCGACTTGGGAAGCCATTGTTAAATATCAGTTAGGTAAACTACTATTGCCAGAATCTCCTGAAATATACTTCCCTAAACACTGCGATCGCCATCAAATTCTTAATCTCGATCTTGATCAAGCCAGTGTAACTCAACTAGCTAAGCTCCCATCTTTACATCGAGATCCCTTTGACAGAATGCTTATTTGTCAAGCCATACAAAATGACATGGCGATCGCCACAGTAGACGAAGCAATTAGAGCTTACCCAGTCAATTTACTTAAACTGTGA
- a CDS encoding type II toxin-antitoxin system VapC family toxin encodes MKKVFADTGYWIALLNPDDDLHQKARQISVTLISTPIVTSEMVFTELLNAFSGKGKSYRQKAVRFIKHAFTNPEIEVVLQTDALFQNALELYDQRPDQAWSHTDCTSFQIMQQQNILEAIAYDKHFEQAGFIALLR; translated from the coding sequence ATGAAAAAAGTATTTGCAGATACAGGCTATTGGATTGCCCTACTCAACCCCGACGATGACCTACATCAAAAAGCCCGACAAATATCAGTTACCTTAATCTCAACCCCCATAGTTACCAGTGAAATGGTATTTACTGAACTTCTCAACGCCTTCTCTGGCAAAGGTAAATCCTATCGACAAAAAGCCGTTAGATTTATCAAACACGCCTTTACAAATCCTGAAATCGAAGTGGTTTTGCAGACTGACGCACTATTTCAAAATGCTCTTGAGCTATACGATCAACGTCCCGATCAAGCTTGGAGTCATACAGATTGCACATCATTTCAAATCATGCAGCAACAAAATATATTAGAAGCGATCGCCTATGATAAACATTTTGAACAAGCAGGATTTATAGCCTTGCTGAGATAA
- a CDS encoding WD40 repeat domain-containing protein: MPKPKTTLILNPKPQSQITLSEYITEIAWSPNSKYLAAATAAGELALFDEAKAGNDLQQKLIELQAPTEISVDCLGFSADGQWLASGGQDGKVRVWKLDGEKPAIAATLDLGKTWIEHLVWHPTRAEFAFSFGKYVQIWSAETLDIVTTLHFEQSTVLAIAWHPNGEYLTVGGDGGIRVWSAKDWYEDPIPFEMPTATSKLAWDRIGEYLVASTLDNLVVVMQWLGTDFDASPWRMQGFPGKIRSFDWSASKTSPLLSSSSGSDVVVWEKHADLNVGWEGEVIKGHNSIVGIVAFKPKSAILVSADENGRIAIWKDAKDWVQALETPMGEITALQWQPHGKKLAAANADGELMLWTESSQGKGFR, encoded by the coding sequence ATGCCCAAGCCGAAGACTACTCTGATCCTTAACCCCAAACCCCAATCGCAAATTACGCTCAGTGAATATATCACCGAGATCGCATGGTCACCCAATAGTAAATACCTCGCCGCCGCCACCGCCGCAGGAGAGCTAGCTCTATTCGATGAAGCAAAGGCGGGTAATGATCTCCAGCAAAAACTGATTGAATTACAAGCACCAACAGAAATTTCGGTAGATTGTCTGGGATTCTCGGCAGATGGGCAATGGCTAGCATCGGGGGGACAGGATGGTAAGGTGCGCGTATGGAAGTTAGATGGGGAGAAACCTGCGATCGCCGCAACCCTCGATCTTGGCAAAACATGGATCGAGCATCTAGTTTGGCATCCCACACGCGCTGAATTTGCGTTTAGCTTCGGCAAATATGTGCAAATCTGGAGCGCGGAAACTTTAGATATTGTAACGACTTTGCATTTTGAGCAGTCAACGGTTTTGGCGATCGCTTGGCATCCAAACGGCGAATATCTTACAGTTGGCGGTGATGGAGGGATTAGAGTTTGGTCTGCTAAGGATTGGTATGAAGATCCAATTCCATTTGAAATGCCTACTGCTACATCTAAATTGGCTTGGGATCGCATTGGAGAATATCTAGTCGCCAGTACTCTCGACAACTTAGTAGTGGTGATGCAATGGCTCGGAACTGATTTTGATGCTTCACCTTGGCGGATGCAGGGCTTTCCTGGAAAGATCCGCTCCTTTGATTGGTCTGCGAGCAAAACTTCGCCGTTATTGTCTTCCTCTAGTGGCTCGGATGTGGTCGTATGGGAAAAACACGCTGACCTGAATGTGGGTTGGGAAGGTGAAGTGATTAAAGGGCACAACAGCATTGTGGGTATTGTTGCTTTTAAGCCCAAATCAGCAATACTGGTTTCTGCCGATGAAAATGGCAGAATTGCTATTTGGAAAGATGCTAAGGATTGGGTGCAGGCTTTAGAAACGCCAATGGGTGAGATTACGGCTTTGCAATGGCAACCTCATGGCAAAAAGTTAGCCGCCGCCAATGCTGATGGAGAGCTAATGCTTTGGACTGAATCTTCACAGGGCAAAGGTTTTCGATAA